CAGGCACGAGATGTCGTCCACAGTTTCATCCACTACCCTGCCATTTCTCAGATCACTCATGCGGGTCCGAATGAAGATTCCGTGAAAATCGTGATTAGCTGCATCCATACCGCTGATGTTGCGTTTGCGCAGCAGTGTGTTGCTTCCCACAGTTCCTATGGATCGTAGCCCCAAATCGTCAAAGTACACCATTAGATCAGGCGGAAAATTCCGGCAATCCCGGTAGATTTCCCCTGGTTTGAGCACCCGATTGCGTATGTTCATGCCATTCCCGTTGCAGCAGCACTGTAAGACGCTACAGAGTTCATTGCGTACCGCATTGTACTCATGGGGCTCAACAATTCCGTACGGTTCTCGATCCTTTACATTCATGAAAACCCGGGCGTAATAGCCTCCTTCACTCCATGCCCGCGTCTGCGACCAGTCTATTAAATCCGGAGTAAGAGGAACTTCCTCACTTGGGTATTCTTTGAGCTTCAGGAAGCCGTTTTGGATCAACCATTCATTCACGCAAAAGCCACCTACCGCGCTCCTGGCACCATGATCGGATACGACCAGGACTGTAGTTTCATCGTCAAACCTCAACAGGAGACGGGCTATCCATTGATCCAGGAATCGATAAAAATCGGGAATGACTGTTTCGTAAGGATTACCGGGTACATAATCCCCATGGTCCGGAGCACAATATCCCCAGAAAGCATGATGAAGCCTGTCCAGACCGATCTCAACCATCATGAAGAAATTCCACGGTTGTGTGGAGATGAGATGTTCGACGACTTTGAAACGGCGTTCGACCATGGTGTAGATATTCTTGAGCAAGGCGCTTTTTTCTAATACTCGGAAATTGTTCACATCGATCATGTACTCGCCTTGAGCCAATCTATCCAGTTCCTCGAAAAACTCATCAGGATACGTGATCCGAGATCCGTCAGGTGCGAGAAAGTCTGCGACCGTAATTCCGTTGTGCGGTTTGGGCGGATACGTCTGGGGAATTCCCACGAGAATTGAGGAATACCCCGCTTCTTCAAGATAATCCCACACCCTGGGCACTGTAACGTGAGAACCGTTCACCGTTACCAAGCTGTCGTAGCCGTACCCGATTCGATTTCTGAACCCGTACAGCCCCAGTTCCCCGGGGTCTTTTCCCGTAGTCATGGTAGTCCAGGCGGGAACCGTTATGGGCGGATCGGTAGAGCGCATTTTTCCCGAAATTCCATGCTTCACGAGAGATTGCAGAACCGGCAGATCGGGGCGTCCAAAGACCATAGACGGCGGGGCGCAGTCCAGACCTATGACAGCTACCTTGGGTTGCGATGGTCTCGACACCGGAATTCGGGGCGTATGCCGCTTCAAGTCGGGGAATCGAATCGGCAAATAGTTCAGAATCTGCCGTAAAGCGTCTTGCGGAGAGACCTGGCCGGTACGAACGACGAAATCCGGATTCTCAGGAACTTCGAATGGGGAAGAAATGCCCGTAAATTCTGGAATTTCCCCTTTTCTGGCCCGGCTGTAGAGATTCTTGCAGTCACGGCTCTCACAAACTGCCAGAGGACAATCGAGAAATATCTCAGCATATTCTTCATGACGAAAGAGGCCCCGCACTGCTGCACGGAGGCTCCGAAACGGAGTGATAAATGCCGCGAGAACAATGTAGTTGGTTTCACACAACATCTTCGCGACTTCTGCTGCTCGTCGAATGTTTTCAGCTCTATCCGCGGACGAAAACCCGAGATCTCTATTCAGACCTTTCCTCAGGGAATCTCCGTCCAAAATGGTAACCGATAAACACTCAGACTCAAGAGCTTCCTTTACCATTCTCGCCAATGTAGATTTTCCGGAACCGGAAAGTCCCGTAAACCAAATAACTTTTCCCATATGCGTTTGCACGTGCTTTTCGGCCTTTCTCAAATGAGTCGGACTACTATATCATACGACACAGTTCGGGGAACTTTCGACAATCACCCTGAACGAGACCGACACAGGAGGATTTTATGCCGCATTCTGACTACATAGCGGTGTTTTCGTCGGACTGGAGCGAATGTCTTTCGCCAAACGGCCCGTTTGATCCTATTGCGTTTAACTATCCTGAATACGAAGAGTCACTCAAGAGAATTTTCCGGGAGTACACAGGGAATCGCATCTCTCTGAAGCAAGCGGTGCAGGAAATAGAAGCGCTTTTGCCTGAAAAATTCACGAGCGATCGGATGGACGCATATCTTGACGCACATTTCGAGACGTACTATAGGGTTCCCGAGCTGATCGAATGGTGCTTGTCACGGGGAATTCTGTTCATGATCAATACTACGGGTACTCAGGGCTACTTTCAGCGCGCATTCGCCAAGAATCTGCTCCCGAGAGTTCCCGTTGTCGCTGCCAACCCGTTCATCAGTTTCCCGGGCAATGATGAGGGAATCGATTTCACACATCATGTCCAGGAGATTGATGACAAGGCCAAGAATACTCGACTGGTAATGGAATCGCTCGGTTTTCCGGCAAATAGGCTCATCATTATGGGGGATAGCGGCGGCGACGGCCCGCACTTCGAATGGGGAGCATCCGTAGGAGCGTACCTCATCGGCAGCATGACGAAATCATCGCTTTCGGAATATTGTCGCACCCGAGGGATAAGAATTAACAAGAAGTTCGGCTTGAGCTACGCGTCCGGTGAAAGCCGCAATGTGGACCTGGAACTCCAGGCCAATTTCATGGACTTGATGATTCTCATAGAAGATATTTTCGATATATGATTTTAGATCGGGGAGAGAACGGATTACAAAAAGGCTCCACATGTCCGAACCAGTCCAGGAGAAGGAATGAGAAGAGCGTTCGTTTTGTTGATTCTGGTTGTTGCATTTCCTGCGTACGCGGGAGAATTCGGGATACCCGAAAACATCCTGAACGATTACCGGGCCGTTCGCCATGAAAGCGTCTACACCAAGGTCCCCACAACGGGAAAGCTCGTCTCCATAAAAATCACCGACAGCGGACGAGTCTTCTATGTCTGCAGAGAAAAGACCGGATATGTGATTTACAGCCTGGAAATTCGTCCCATAGCCGGCTTTGAAGAAAAGGTGCGCGAGGAGTTGAAGAATTCCGGCCGAAACTGGAATGCGGATTATCCGAATGAACTGCTGTACACAAAGGATTTCGCGGACGCTCAAATTCGCCGGAAATTGTCGAAGTATACGGAAGCCGTATGGGTTAGAAACGAAATCGTCGTACCCGAAGCCCCGAGACAGAAGGATCGAGAATAGTAAAGGCCACTAGCGAGGTCACCTGACCACTTCTGCCAGGAGCCATTTCAGAAGACTGCCACTCACAGGCATAGAACATCAACAGATAATTGTCATTGCGAGGAGCGCAGCGATCCCGCGTCTCGCGGGACAATCGACTGGGAATCAGGCGCTTAATGTCAGGCGATTGCTTCGCTTCGCTCGCAATGACAGCCATTCAGACACTCTGGCAAAAAAGATGCGGTTCGCTTTGGTCATCACATCCGCCGGATTCCTGTTTTAGTGCCTATGTATAACGCCGCTCCATTGCAAGGGGTATTGCCGGTACTCCCTGACGGGGGCGTTATTGACTGTTCGCACGCGAGCCTGAGAAATATTGAACCGCACTGTCTTTGCCCTTCAATAATTATTTACCCGGACAGCAAAGGCACGCAGATGCATCCAGCCCGGACCGGCGCATTAGTGTGTGTGGTGTAACAATCAATTAATACGCTTTGATATTGAAAATTATTAAACCAGTATGGTATTATTTGTTGCAACACGCCACTCCTACTATATTTTTTTACTTAAGGCGCGTTCAAAAATTCCGAAGAGGCCCTTATACTCCACATGCCAAAAAAGAGACCGGAAAAAACCGACTTGCTCAGAACAGTTCCACAGGAAGGCGACAGTCCGGTAAAGTCTCACAAAAGCGGCTGTTTCGCAGTCTTGGTCCTGGTATTGGCAACGTTCCTGTTTCTATGTCTTATTTCTTACGATCCTCGCGATCCATCCTTCAATGTTGCCACTCCGAGGACGCAAGTGTCCAATCTTTGCGGGCTTCTGGGTTCGCATATCTCAGATGCCCTGGTTCAATTACTGGGCGTTGGCGCTTTTATCTTGCCCATAAGTTTAGGGCTCTATTCGATCACGCTGCTTTGGGCGGGTTCCGTAGCATTGTCATTGGCTGATATCGGATTTTCTCTCCTTCTTTTGGCGGGCATTTCCTGCCTTATGGATCGATTCAGTTTCGGAGCATTCCTCAGCTTCCCCTCGGATCATCCGGCAGGTGCGCTCGGAAGCTTCTTTCATACCGTGCTCGGAAAATTCCTCGGAAGTGGCGGTGAACTGCTGTTTAGCTGCACCTTCATGTTCTTCAGTCTTCTACACTTTGCGAAGGTGTCCCCCGGCAGAGCAGTACGGGTTTTCCGTTCACCTGCGGCCATGTTGTCCGATATGTTGAGGGATTCATGGAATCGATGCAAAGAACTCGTGGCAGAAGCACGGCAAATGAGGATCCCGCTTCCCGCTGTTCGATCCGGCGGCAACAGAGTAAATGGTTTACCCGATGAATCTGCACAAGTCGTTGGGTCTGAGAGTCCCAGTCCCAAACCCAAGGAACAATGGGCCAAGATTTCCCTTAAGATTGAAAATACTGAAGAATTGCTTATAGATGATGACATGGATGAGGAACCGTGTGCAGAAGCTCCCTGTGAGAAAAGCAACGGCAAATCGGCTACCTGGAAAGCTCTCAATCCTCTGGAATCCCGGGCTCCAGTCAGCCAAACGGATATGGAAGAAGCTATAGACGAGTACCTGTCTGAAATACAAAAGGCTCAACCGAAACCTCGCGTTGCGGAAAAGCGTCCCGAGCCGGAAGCAATCAAGGTTGTAGAAAGCGAACTCCCTCGTCCTATCAAAGTCATTCCACGTGCAGATGAGGCGCTTCCTCTGACAGCTACTCCGATTATCAATGAAACCGGAGATTATGTGTTGCCACATTCCGATCTCCTGGATACTCCTCCTTCTTCTGCACGAGCAGTGGATGAGAAGCTTCTCGAAGAGAATGCGAGCGTTCTGGAACAGAAATTGGCCAATCTCGGCGTTCGCGGACAAGTGGTGGAAATCCATCCCGGTCCGGTTATCACCATGTACGAGCTGTCGCTTGAACCGGGAATCCCGCTGCGTCGAGTGCTTAACATGGCGGATGACCTGGCTATGGCGCTGAAATCCGGATCGACCCGAATTGTTGCTCCCATACCCGGAAAAGATACTGTTGGTATAGAAGTCCCGAACCTGAATCGTGAGATCGTCTACTTCAGAGAAATCATCGAGTCTCCGGCATTCAGCCAGTCCGACGCACCATTGAAGCTCGCTCTCGGAAAACAGATCGATGGTGAGCCCTTTGCCACAAGCCTCGCACGCATGCCTCACCTCCTGATTGCAGGAGCGACCGGCACCGGAAAATCCGTCGGACTGAATTGCCTGATTTGTTCATGGCTCATGTCGTGTCACCCTGATGACGTGAAGTTCATCATGGTGGATCCCAAACGTCTCGAGCTTTCCTACTACAATGACATACCGCATCTTCTGCATCCGGTGGTGACCGAGGCTGAAAAAGTACCCAAGGTGCTGAGCTGGGCGATAAAGGAAATGGAACGTCGTTACGAGCTGCTCAGCCTGTCGGGCTCGAAGAACATCGAAAGCTTTAACGAAAAGGTCCGCCTTGGTGAATTGCCGCTTGACGATGAGGACAATCCGCAAAGAAAACTGCCGTACATCGTGATCATTGTTGACGAGCTGGCAGAACTCATGATGGTTGCGGCAAAGGATATCGAGATTTCCATAGCACGATTGGCCCAAATGGCACGTGCATCCGGGATACATCTTATCCTGGCGACACAACGACCGTCCGTTGACGTAATAACCGGCGTTATCAAGGCGAATTTTCCGGCACGTCTGTCTTTCCAGGTTTCCGCAAAACCCGATTCAAGGACCATCCTGGATACAGTAGGTGCCGAAAATCTGCTCGGAATGGGTGATATGCTTTTCCTTCCCCCCGGAACGGCCAAGATTACCCGACTTCATGGAGCTTTCCTGTCCGAAAAAGAGATCCGCAGAATCGTGGATTTCATCAAAGCACAGAGATCCCCAACATACCTCCAGGAAATCTGCAAACATGTGTCGGATGGAGACTCCAGTATGGCCCAAGCTGAACTCATCGACGACGAAAAGTACGATGAAGCCGTTCAACTCGTGACACGCCTCGGACATGCTTCAATCTCTCTCATCCAACGCCATATGAGAATAGGATATAACCGCGCCGCGCGCATTATCGAAGCCATGGAATCCGAAGGAATCATCGGACCCTCAGACGGAACGAGCCGACCGAGAGAAATACTCGCCCGCTCCCTCGAATCCGTCCCCGACCGATAACCTCTCTCACCGCTACACGTTGACCGGTCCAGCATTCAAAGAATGACAATCGGGGAGGAACTTCTTGTAAGAAGTTCCTCCCCGAACCCCACCTCAAGAACTTTCAACACTCGTCGGAACGCAATTTCCGAAGGAAATTCCGTTCCGACGAATGATAAAAGTTTCTTGGAGGGGGTTTGGGGGGACATTCTTTACAAAGAAGGTCCCCCCAATTTCTTTCTTCAAATGGTGATCGGGTCAACGTGTAGCGGTGAGAGAGGTTCCGATGGTATCGATACGGAAGGGCATTATTTTGCCACCTGCTGCGGCTATTGCATTTTCGACGGCAGTCTTTTTGTTAGGTGGGCAGAGAGTGACCATGCATCCGCCACCGCCTGCTCCGCAGATTTTGTTTGCTTGAGCGCCTGCGGACAGGCTTGCTTGCATCAGAGCTTCGATTTCGGGGGTGCTGATTCCTGGAGCCAGTGTGCGTCTGACGTTCCATTCTTTTTGCACCAGTGGAGCGACTGCATCCAGATTTTGTTCGGACAGGGCATTTCCAAGCTCAACAGCTATATCTCGAATAGCCAGGAGTTTTTCCCTGGTTTGTCCCACATTGTCGATATAGTTCTTAGTCACTTCCCAGTTATTCATACCCGAGAATCTGCCTAACCCGGTGTAGGACAGAACGATCATCTTTTCGAGTTTACGAGCAAGCTCTTGTTCGTTTCGCATCGGTTCTCGTTGAAAACCTCTGTGATCGAAACGAATGCAGGATATACCACCATACAGAGCTGCAATATGATCCTGACTCCCTGCCGGAACTCCGATAACCGCGGTTTCCGTGTTGACTGCCAGAGAAACGATACTCTCTGTAGATTCTTGCGATGAGTGCAGGTTCAGGAGACCGCTCACGAGCGCTACCAGCAGGGAGCTGGATGCCCCCAACCCCGAGCCTGCCGGAGCTTCGTTCCGGGTGAGGATCTCGAGAGAATAGGGTGGTGGGAATGTTCTTACGGCCTCACTGACGAGTGCCAGAGGTCCATTTGCAAAAAGCTCGCTCAAGCTGCCTGCATCCGTGCAAAACCCGAGGTCTTCCGAAACGATGCGGAAGCCTGGGATATCCCGTTTTTTCAGAATGACTCTGCTGGAGACACTGATAGCCGCATTCACAGTGTACCCGCCGCCCATGAAGATGTACAGCGGGTACAGATCCGTGGTGCCTCCTGCGAGGTCGATTCTGTTGGGAGCAGTGATTGTCAGCTCCATTTAATAACCCAGCTCCTCATCAAGCAGAATGACCGTAATTTTGGTCAACATGGGTTTCCGGTGAATTATACTCGTGACGTTGCAGATCCGTTCCGGAGAATCGCAGTCCATACAGTATCCGGTTGCCACGCACGGAGTTTTTCGGGAAAGACTCGC
The sequence above is a segment of the Desulfomonile tiedjei DSM 6799 genome. Coding sequences within it:
- the cysC gene encoding adenylyl-sulfate kinase → MQTHMGKVIWFTGLSGSGKSTLARMVKEALESECLSVTILDGDSLRKGLNRDLGFSSADRAENIRRAAEVAKMLCETNYIVLAAFITPFRSLRAAVRGLFRHEEYAEIFLDCPLAVCESRDCKNLYSRARKGEIPEFTGISSPFEVPENPDFVVRTGQVSPQDALRQILNYLPIRFPDLKRHTPRIPVSRPSQPKVAVIGLDCAPPSMVFGRPDLPVLQSLVKHGISGKMRSTDPPITVPAWTTMTTGKDPGELGLYGFRNRIGYGYDSLVTVNGSHVTVPRVWDYLEEAGYSSILVGIPQTYPPKPHNGITVADFLAPDGSRITYPDEFFEELDRLAQGEYMIDVNNFRVLEKSALLKNIYTMVERRFKVVEHLISTQPWNFFMMVEIGLDRLHHAFWGYCAPDHGDYVPGNPYETVIPDFYRFLDQWIARLLLRFDDETTVLVVSDHGARSAVGGFCVNEWLIQNGFLKLKEYPSEEVPLTPDLIDWSQTRAWSEGGYYARVFMNVKDREPYGIVEPHEYNAVRNELCSVLQCCCNGNGMNIRNRVLKPGEIYRDCRNFPPDLMVYFDDLGLRSIGTVGSNTLLRKRNISGMDAANHDFHGIFIRTRMSDLRNGRVVDETVDDISCLDVTPTILGELGLPVPDGVGGKPIAFPNPGTSNCHSKKIPSMANTNFRQEGFTSEEEEIVKKRLIDLGYL
- a CDS encoding DNA translocase FtsK, which produces MPKKRPEKTDLLRTVPQEGDSPVKSHKSGCFAVLVLVLATFLFLCLISYDPRDPSFNVATPRTQVSNLCGLLGSHISDALVQLLGVGAFILPISLGLYSITLLWAGSVALSLADIGFSLLLLAGISCLMDRFSFGAFLSFPSDHPAGALGSFFHTVLGKFLGSGGELLFSCTFMFFSLLHFAKVSPGRAVRVFRSPAAMLSDMLRDSWNRCKELVAEARQMRIPLPAVRSGGNRVNGLPDESAQVVGSESPSPKPKEQWAKISLKIENTEELLIDDDMDEEPCAEAPCEKSNGKSATWKALNPLESRAPVSQTDMEEAIDEYLSEIQKAQPKPRVAEKRPEPEAIKVVESELPRPIKVIPRADEALPLTATPIINETGDYVLPHSDLLDTPPSSARAVDEKLLEENASVLEQKLANLGVRGQVVEIHPGPVITMYELSLEPGIPLRRVLNMADDLAMALKSGSTRIVAPIPGKDTVGIEVPNLNREIVYFREIIESPAFSQSDAPLKLALGKQIDGEPFATSLARMPHLLIAGATGTGKSVGLNCLICSWLMSCHPDDVKFIMVDPKRLELSYYNDIPHLLHPVVTEAEKVPKVLSWAIKEMERRYELLSLSGSKNIESFNEKVRLGELPLDDEDNPQRKLPYIVIIVDELAELMMVAAKDIEISIARLAQMARASGIHLILATQRPSVDVITGVIKANFPARLSFQVSAKPDSRTILDTVGAENLLGMGDMLFLPPGTAKITRLHGAFLSEKEIRRIVDFIKAQRSPTYLQEICKHVSDGDSSMAQAELIDDEKYDEAVQLVTRLGHASISLIQRHMRIGYNRAARIIEAMESEGIIGPSDGTSRPREILARSLESVPDR
- a CDS encoding GHMP family kinase ATP-binding protein: MELTITAPNRIDLAGGTTDLYPLYIFMGGGYTVNAAISVSSRVILKKRDIPGFRIVSEDLGFCTDAGSLSELFANGPLALVSEAVRTFPPPYSLEILTRNEAPAGSGLGASSSLLVALVSGLLNLHSSQESTESIVSLAVNTETAVIGVPAGSQDHIAALYGGISCIRFDHRGFQREPMRNEQELARKLEKMIVLSYTGLGRFSGMNNWEVTKNYIDNVGQTREKLLAIRDIAVELGNALSEQNLDAVAPLVQKEWNVRRTLAPGISTPEIEALMQASLSAGAQANKICGAGGGGCMVTLCPPNKKTAVENAIAAAGGKIMPFRIDTIGTSLTATR